In Thermoanaerobacterales bacterium, the genomic window AGGCGGCGCAGGAGATCCAGGTAGTCGTCGGGCGTGATCGCCGACAGAGGCTTGGCAAGCAAGGCCACCAGCACCCCCTCCATCACGTTGGTGCCGAAGGAGCGGCCGTCCAGCTCGGGGGTGGTGGTGATCAGGTAACCCGCGCCCCGTTCGCGCAAAAGATTCACGTCCGAGGGGGTGGTGGTATTGGTCACGATGATCTGGCCTTCAAGCTGTGCCGGCAGGAAACGCCGGACCATGTGGAAGTCCCCGGCGATGACCCGCGCTTCCTTGTAAAAGGGAGCGAACTTGGCCGCCTTCTCCTCGTCCACCGTCTCCTGTTTCTTGCCCGTGGGGTAGATCATGTGGAACGGCATCTTGCAGATTTCCGGCAGGAGCTTGTTGGCGATCTGTTCCAGTTCGGCCAGAGTGCGGATGGGGTAAGGCACACCCATCGCGAAGATCAGGTCCCCGAAGATCATATCGCACCCCGCTTCGACAAAGGCCTCGGCCATGCCGAAACGGTCGGCGGCGCTCACCATCAGCACCTTGGTCCCCGGCGGGATGAGGTCGGTTTTCCGCGACAGGTAACGGACGACCTCCCGCTCCAGGGTGTTCTTGAGCCCGCTCCCGTCGACGACCGGGGTCACCTTGACGGCTTCAAGGAGCTTTAGGGCATCCTGGATTACATACTGCTGCTGGCCGACGTACAGGTACACGTCGATGCCTCCCAGGCCGATCGCGTCCACGTTACCGTCGAGTTCCTTCAGGGTGGCAATCGCCTTCTCCATATCCCCGTCGGTGCCCCGGCGGCTGATCTCGAAGGGTTGTCCGAGGAAGGAAACATCCACCCGGTGGTCACGCTTCGATGAACCCAGACTGACACTGACGACACGCTTTGGGGCCATTTTCCGCACCCCCTTTAACTGCGTACCATTTTAACTAAAATTCCACAGAATGACAAGGTACAAAGGTACATCAGGTCAGCCCGCCGCAGCGCCGTACGATCCCTTCCGCCTCCCGCAGCCGCCCTTCGTCGGTAACCACGGTGACCAGGTAATTGTAGCCGCCCGCCGGAGCACCCCCGGTGCCGGCCATCCCGCTGGCCGACGGGTGGGCGGCCAGGAGAACGCCGGCGTTTTCCCCCACCTCGGCGCTGAGGTTGTCCCCGCGCCCGTACAGCGTAAGGGAAGAGAGGTCGGCGGCTAGGCCCGCTGCCGGGTTGTCGCCTTCCGGGTCGGTGGCCTCCCCGTAACGGGAGACATGGGTCAACTGTACCGACGCGAAACCGGCCGCCCGCAAGGAAGCGGAAGCCGCCCGCGCGTCATCCTCGGTCCGGAAGTAAGCCAGCAGGGAGCGTTCTTGAGGGCCAAGACGCATACAGATAACACCTCCTGTGTGCAGCATGGCCCCGGCAGGCCGAAAACTAAACCCCCGCAGGAGCAAACCGCGCAAAAAACGAAGGCGCCGCCGGTCGGGGCGGAGCGTACTGGAAAGCCAGTACGTCAGCACCCGGACGGCGGCGCCTGACCAAGCCGGGCGCCGCTTTTCAGCGGCCTTCCAGACCCGCGCCCGCCAGGTGGCTCAAAAGCGAGTATGGCGCGGCCTTCTCTAGATGTCCCGGCGCGTAAAGACCCATGCCGCCGCC contains:
- a CDS encoding quinate 5-dehydrogenase, which produces MAPKRVVSVSLGSSKRDHRVDVSFLGQPFEISRRGTDGDMEKAIATLKELDGNVDAIGLGGIDVYLYVGQQQYVIQDALKLLEAVKVTPVVDGSGLKNTLEREVVRYLSRKTDLIPPGTKVLMVSAADRFGMAEAFVEAGCDMIFGDLIFAMGVPYPIRTLAELEQIANKLLPEICKMPFHMIYPTGKKQETVDEEKAAKFAPFYKEARVIAGDFHMVRRFLPAQLEGQIIVTNTTTPSDVNLLRERGAGYLITTTPELDGRSFGTNVMEGVLVALLAKPLSAITPDDYLDLLRRLNFEPKIRKLN